One window of Hymenobacter sp. BRD128 genomic DNA carries:
- a CDS encoding DUF4846 domain-containing protein has translation MLLPLTRLGLYGLALLAAGPSPAEPDPVYPWLAATPAAGQRLAQRFAPPLGCQRVPMLAGSWGEWLRGLPLRPAGTPARFYDGRLKDNQAVVAAVVAIDPGTKDLQQCADAVIRLRAEYLFSRNPNKIHFHLTTGYDAWFSDYLAGRTFQVKGEQVLSAPKAAEASSHAALMRYLLPVFGYAGTLSLSREVQPVALAEVMPGDVLVHGGRPGHAVLVADVAQNPRTGRRYMLLAQSYMPAQHIHLLRNVDHPNLGAWFAVPGPEEPQLGTPEWTFEQTELGRFD, from the coding sequence ATGCTGTTACCGCTAACTCGACTTGGCTTATACGGGCTAGCCCTGCTGGCTGCTGGCCCGTCGCCCGCTGAGCCTGACCCGGTTTACCCGTGGCTTGCGGCCACACCGGCCGCCGGGCAGCGCCTAGCCCAGCGCTTTGCGCCGCCACTGGGCTGCCAGCGGGTGCCCATGCTGGCCGGCTCGTGGGGCGAGTGGCTGCGCGGGCTGCCGCTACGACCGGCCGGCACCCCCGCCCGCTTCTACGACGGGCGTTTGAAGGATAATCAGGCGGTGGTAGCGGCCGTGGTTGCCATCGACCCCGGCACCAAAGACTTGCAGCAATGCGCCGACGCCGTTATCCGGCTGCGAGCTGAATACTTGTTCAGCCGGAATCCGAATAAAATTCATTTTCACCTGACCACCGGCTACGACGCCTGGTTTTCAGACTACCTGGCCGGGCGCACCTTTCAGGTGAAGGGCGAGCAGGTCCTGTCGGCTCCCAAAGCGGCCGAAGCCTCTAGCCACGCCGCCTTGATGCGCTATCTGCTGCCGGTATTTGGCTACGCGGGTACGCTTTCGCTGAGCCGCGAGGTGCAGCCGGTGGCCCTCGCCGAAGTAATGCCCGGCGATGTGCTTGTGCACGGCGGGCGCCCTGGCCACGCAGTGCTGGTAGCCGACGTGGCCCAGAACCCGCGCACCGGCCGGCGCTATATGCTACTGGCTCAGAGCTACATGCCGGCCCAGCATATTCACCTGTTGCGCAACGTGGACCACCCGAATCTGGGCGCTTGGTTTGCCGTGCCGGGGCCCGAAGAGCCCCAGCTTGGTACGCCTGAGTGGACTTTCGAGCAGACCGAGCTTGGGCGCTTTGACTGA
- a CDS encoding porin family protein, with protein sequence MLPLVLLLGLASPALAQRKRSDAIDRSRKGHIKGITVENLSNYNDRFYRPGLTIAPNFSRFFLEQSAAYFQAAQQGRGIAANSIISPGFGVGFVNDIRLGNPSTPFHLRFVPGLTFLTRRVEFKSVGAGQPDTIRTQEISTTQLELPLLLKYQSNRRRNTRFYMIGGIKPSFAVTQRQNTPAINQITIAKDDVLLEYGFGLDLFYPYFKFGPELRFSHGLRNILSPRNNQYSNSLQSLRTNTVTLYLNIE encoded by the coding sequence GTGTTGCCGCTAGTACTGCTGCTGGGGCTGGCTAGCCCGGCGCTGGCCCAGCGCAAGCGTAGCGATGCCATCGACCGCTCTCGCAAGGGCCACATCAAGGGCATTACGGTCGAAAATCTGTCGAACTACAACGACCGGTTTTACCGGCCGGGCCTTACGATAGCGCCTAACTTCTCGCGGTTTTTTCTGGAGCAGTCGGCTGCCTATTTTCAGGCGGCACAGCAGGGGCGGGGCATTGCGGCCAATTCCATCATCAGCCCTGGCTTTGGGGTGGGCTTTGTAAATGACATTCGGCTGGGCAACCCCAGCACGCCGTTTCACCTGCGCTTTGTGCCGGGGCTTACTTTTCTGACGCGCCGCGTCGAGTTTAAGAGCGTAGGCGCAGGGCAGCCCGATACCATTCGCACGCAGGAGATAAGCACTACGCAACTTGAGCTGCCGCTGCTGCTCAAGTACCAGTCGAACCGCCGCCGCAACACGCGCTTCTACATGATTGGCGGCATCAAGCCCAGCTTTGCCGTGACGCAGCGCCAGAATACCCCGGCTATCAACCAGATAACCATTGCGAAGGACGACGTGCTGCTGGAATACGGCTTCGGGCTCGACCTATTTTATCCCTACTTCAAGTTCGGGCCGGAATTACGTTTCTCGCACGGCCTGCGCAATATCTTGTCGCCGCGCAATAATCAGTATAGCAATAGCTTGCAAAGCCTGCGCACCAATACGGTGACGCTCTACCTCAACATCGAATAA
- the ubiE gene encoding bifunctional demethylmenaquinone methyltransferase/2-methoxy-6-polyprenyl-1,4-benzoquinol methylase UbiE, producing MAVVPYKEDAADKKSQVARMFDNIAGKYDFLNHFLSVGTDIYWRRKAVDELKALRPARILDIATGTADFAIETLRAAAPDAQVTGVDISAGMLDVGRQKLLDKKLSHRIKLELADSENLPFEDNQFDAVTASFGVRNFAHLERGLAEMHRVLRPGGQLVILEFSKPTAFPLKQAYNFYFRQVLPVFGKVISKDQSAYTYLPESVQAFPDGAEFVAILGRVGFTNPAWQPLTFGISSIYTARK from the coding sequence ATGGCCGTAGTACCCTACAAAGAAGACGCCGCCGATAAGAAATCGCAGGTGGCCCGCATGTTTGATAACATCGCGGGCAAGTATGATTTTCTAAACCACTTCCTGAGCGTTGGCACCGATATTTACTGGCGGCGCAAGGCTGTGGATGAACTCAAAGCGCTGCGCCCGGCGCGCATCCTGGACATTGCCACCGGCACGGCCGACTTTGCCATCGAAACCCTGCGGGCCGCCGCGCCCGACGCCCAGGTAACGGGCGTCGATATTTCGGCTGGCATGCTCGATGTGGGTCGCCAAAAGCTGCTTGATAAGAAGCTTAGCCACCGTATCAAGCTAGAACTGGCCGACTCAGAAAATCTGCCGTTTGAGGACAACCAATTTGATGCCGTAACGGCCTCGTTTGGGGTGCGCAACTTCGCGCACCTGGAGCGAGGGCTAGCCGAGATGCACCGCGTGCTGCGGCCAGGCGGCCAACTCGTCATCCTGGAATTCAGCAAGCCCACCGCGTTTCCGCTCAAGCAAGCGTATAATTTTTACTTCCGTCAGGTGCTGCCGGTTTTTGGTAAGGTGATTTCCAAGGACCAGAGCGCGTATACCTACCTGCCCGAGTCGGTGCAGGCGTTTCCCGACGGTGCCGAGTTTGTGGCCATCCTGGGCCGCGTCGGCTTTACCAATCCTGCATGGCAACCCCTCACGTTCGGCATCAGCTCCATTTACACGGCCCGCAAATAG
- the fbp gene encoding class 1 fructose-bisphosphatase: MDHNKLALPVGTTLDRFIMRKQEDFPYATGELSQLLRDIALAAKIVNREINRSGLIDIAGAYGNRNVQGEDQQKLDVIANIRFIRALRNGGEVCTIISEEDDDIIQTGNNQGKYVVAIDPLDGSSNIDVNVSIGTIFSIYRRISPTGREGGSADCLQPGTHQVAAGYVIYGSSTMLVYTTGNGVNGFTYEPSLGEFFLSHPDIQTPKTGAVYSINEGSSDLFSPGVAAFVQHCKSEKFSARYIGSLVADFHRNLLKGGIYIYPATAKTPGGKLRLMYECNPLAFIVEQAGGRSSNGQLRTLEIEPKTCHERCPLFIGSKELVEQAETFLAQEKQAAEAAA, encoded by the coding sequence ATGGACCACAACAAGCTAGCCCTGCCCGTCGGTACAACCCTCGACCGCTTCATCATGCGCAAGCAGGAAGATTTTCCCTATGCCACCGGCGAGCTGTCGCAGCTGCTGCGCGATATCGCGCTGGCGGCCAAGATTGTGAACCGCGAAATCAACCGCTCGGGCCTCATCGACATTGCCGGCGCCTACGGCAACCGCAACGTGCAGGGCGAAGACCAGCAGAAGCTCGACGTGATTGCCAACATCCGCTTTATCCGGGCGCTGCGCAACGGCGGCGAGGTGTGCACCATTATCTCGGAAGAGGACGACGACATCATCCAGACCGGTAACAACCAGGGCAAGTACGTGGTGGCCATCGACCCGCTCGATGGGTCGAGCAATATTGATGTGAACGTGAGCATCGGCACTATTTTCAGCATTTACCGGCGCATTTCACCCACTGGCCGCGAGGGTGGTAGCGCCGACTGCCTCCAGCCCGGCACCCACCAGGTGGCGGCCGGCTACGTCATCTACGGCTCCAGCACTATGCTGGTGTACACGACCGGCAACGGCGTCAACGGCTTTACCTACGAGCCTAGCCTGGGCGAGTTCTTTCTGTCGCATCCCGACATCCAAACGCCCAAAACCGGCGCAGTTTATTCCATCAACGAAGGTTCGTCCGACTTGTTTTCGCCCGGCGTGGCCGCTTTTGTGCAGCATTGCAAGAGCGAGAAGTTCTCGGCTCGCTACATCGGCTCACTCGTGGCCGACTTTCACCGCAACCTACTCAAGGGCGGCATCTACATCTACCCCGCCACCGCCAAAACGCCCGGCGGCAAGCTGCGCCTCATGTACGAGTGCAACCCGCTGGCCTTCATTGTGGAGCAGGCCGGCGGCCGTAGCTCCAATGGCCAGCTGCGCACCCTCGAAATCGAGCCCAAAACCTGCCACGAGCGCTGCCCGCTCTTCATCGGCAGCAAAGAGCTGGTGGAGCAGGCCGAAACTTTCCTGGCCCAGGAAAAACAAGCCGCTGAGGCCGCCGCATAG
- a CDS encoding SDR family NAD(P)-dependent oxidoreductase — protein MMKTAFITGASSGIGRATAVALAKSGFQVVVTGRRRERLDALAQELAPTPVHILTFDVRDRPAVEAAVAELPAGFAHIDVLINNAGNAHGLAPIQDGDVADWEAMLDGNVKGLLYVSRAVLPRMGEGGIIVNLGSIAGHEAYANGNVYCASKAAVAMLTRTMRIDLLPKGIRVAEVAPGMVETEFSEVRFKGDEERAANVYKGVQPLQAADIADVIQFIVTRPPHVQLAEVVVFPAAQAAAATVKRAG, from the coding sequence ATGATGAAAACTGCTTTTATTACGGGGGCATCTTCGGGCATTGGCCGGGCTACGGCGGTAGCCTTGGCTAAGTCGGGATTTCAGGTGGTGGTGACGGGCCGGCGCCGCGAGCGCCTCGACGCCCTGGCTCAGGAGCTGGCCCCTACGCCGGTGCACATTCTCACTTTCGACGTGCGCGACCGGCCGGCCGTAGAAGCCGCCGTGGCTGAACTACCAGCCGGGTTTGCCCACATCGACGTGCTCATCAACAACGCGGGCAATGCCCACGGGCTAGCCCCCATCCAGGATGGCGACGTGGCCGACTGGGAAGCCATGCTCGACGGCAACGTGAAGGGCCTGCTCTACGTGAGCCGCGCCGTGCTGCCGCGCATGGGCGAGGGCGGTATTATCGTGAATCTGGGCTCGATTGCGGGCCATGAGGCCTACGCCAACGGCAACGTGTACTGCGCCTCCAAGGCGGCCGTGGCCATGCTCACGCGCACTATGCGTATCGATTTGCTGCCTAAGGGTATCCGCGTAGCAGAAGTAGCGCCCGGCATGGTCGAAACTGAGTTTTCCGAAGTGCGCTTTAAGGGTGACGAGGAGCGCGCCGCCAACGTGTACAAAGGCGTGCAGCCCTTGCAGGCCGCCGATATTGCCGACGTAATCCAGTTTATCGTAACCCGTCCGCCGCACGTGCAGCTGGCCGAGGTGGTGGTATTTCCGGCGGCGCAGGCGGCCGCGGCTACGGTAAAGCGGGCCGGCTAG
- a CDS encoding HAD family phosphatase, with translation MIRTVIFDMDGVIIDTEPIHHQAFFTQFAELGIHVSDKLYASFLGSSTRNVFQQLKQEFNLPQEVETLLMRKRELFNQAFDADASLDLLPGVRTLIKDIQQHGIQLVVASSASKATIGRVFNRFGLAPYFSHVVSGEDFARSKPNPAIFLHAASLAETPVTECIVIEDSANGVAAAKAAGIYCIGYASPHSAGQDLRLADRVIQDFAELSAGAIEAIGGVG, from the coding sequence ATGATTCGTACCGTAATTTTTGACATGGATGGCGTTATTATCGACACCGAGCCCATCCATCACCAAGCGTTTTTTACGCAGTTTGCTGAGTTGGGCATTCACGTTTCGGATAAGTTATATGCTTCATTTTTAGGTTCTTCAACGCGCAACGTCTTTCAGCAGCTCAAGCAGGAATTTAACTTGCCGCAGGAAGTGGAAACCCTGCTGATGCGCAAGCGCGAGCTGTTTAACCAAGCGTTTGATGCCGACGCCAGCCTCGACCTGCTGCCCGGCGTGCGGACGCTGATTAAAGATATTCAGCAGCACGGCATCCAGCTGGTGGTAGCTTCATCAGCCTCCAAGGCCACGATAGGGCGGGTATTCAATCGCTTTGGGCTAGCCCCGTATTTCTCGCACGTAGTGAGTGGGGAAGACTTTGCGCGGTCGAAACCTAACCCGGCCATCTTCCTGCACGCCGCTAGCTTGGCCGAAACGCCCGTAACCGAGTGCATCGTCATCGAAGACTCGGCTAATGGCGTGGCGGCGGCCAAGGCGGCCGGTATTTATTGCATCGGTTACGCCAGCCCGCATTCAGCGGGGCAGGATTTGCGCCTGGCCGACCGGGTAATTCAGGATTTCGCAGAGCTGTCGGCCGGGGCAATTGAGGCCATTGGTGGTGTTGGCTAG
- a CDS encoding VWA domain-containing protein, whose protein sequence is MNLFSYATLASYEWQHPRLLLLLVLVPLLPLLRGLLARRRRQVMVAFGPGGLRPDWRAGLRFAPTIVLALSQVLLIIAVARPQRPSEHLTQTGRGIDIVLALDVSGSMEIEDLKPTRLEAAKRLASRFVQRRAGDRLGLVAFAGQAYALVPLTTDYDLLLDNLRSLRPGLIDEDGTAIGTALGVAINRLRESPAKSRICVLLSDGESNAGSLDPLLAAQLAHAYGIRLYTIGLGEDGYVPFGRDSTTGKPRYVQTRLDETTMRQLAEAAEGRFFRATDNAALGRVFGEIDKLEKSDIRTQRYRSVQDFYRSYLGWGLALWLLWLALKSTFMNNALED, encoded by the coding sequence ATGAATCTATTTTCCTACGCCACCCTGGCCAGCTACGAGTGGCAGCACCCGCGCCTGCTGTTGCTGCTGGTCCTGGTGCCGCTGCTGCCGCTGCTGCGCGGGCTGCTGGCCCGGCGCCGGCGGCAGGTAATGGTGGCGTTTGGCCCGGGCGGGCTGCGGCCCGACTGGCGGGCCGGCCTGCGCTTCGCACCTACTATCGTGCTGGCCCTGAGCCAGGTGCTGCTCATCATTGCCGTGGCCCGGCCGCAGCGGCCGAGCGAGCACCTCACTCAAACCGGCCGGGGCATCGACATTGTGCTAGCCCTCGACGTGAGTGGCAGCATGGAAATCGAGGACCTGAAGCCCACCCGCCTCGAAGCCGCCAAGCGGCTGGCCAGCCGCTTTGTGCAGCGCCGGGCCGGCGACCGCCTGGGTTTGGTAGCCTTTGCCGGGCAGGCTTACGCGCTGGTGCCCCTCACCACTGACTACGACCTGCTGCTCGATAACCTACGCAGCCTGCGCCCCGGCCTCATCGACGAGGATGGCACGGCCATTGGCACGGCGCTGGGCGTGGCCATTAACCGGCTGCGCGAGTCGCCGGCCAAGTCGCGCATCTGCGTGCTGCTCTCCGATGGCGAAAGCAATGCCGGCAGCCTCGACCCGCTGCTGGCCGCGCAGCTCGCCCACGCTTATGGTATCCGCCTCTATACCATTGGGTTGGGCGAGGATGGCTACGTGCCGTTTGGGCGCGACTCGACCACCGGCAAGCCGCGCTACGTGCAAACCCGCCTCGACGAAACCACCATGCGCCAGCTGGCCGAGGCCGCCGAGGGCCGCTTCTTCCGGGCTACCGACAATGCAGCGCTCGGGCGGGTTTTTGGGGAGATTGACAAGCTTGAAAAGTCCGATATTCGCACCCAGCGCTACCGCAGCGTACAGGATTTTTACCGCTCCTACCTGGGCTGGGGGCTAGCGCTTTGGCTGCTTTGGCTGGCCCTCAAAAGCACGTTTATGAACAATGCGCTGGAAGACTGA
- a CDS encoding OmpA family protein, with the protein MDNVSKRLLQASAALALTSAVVTSAQAQSTRKDLQTGNKLFNQENYRASIPYYERVIAKDPNNAQALFRAGVAYLSFDKEKASDYIYKAQKLKPKVSKDVEYWLGRVDHLNYNFDEAITHYQAYNATLKKRNDTRREEVAQLIQHSKNAKILFNSPKDIFVKNLGPTVNTQYSEHSPVISSDDKTLIFTTRANPTDIPGLDSKARSKTAADGEYYEGIVETHRIDADNWEKPRSLSAALNSKGHDASDQLFDNDTKLLMYRSDEDGDVFVASKQAGGDWGAPTKLNSNINSKSYEGDAYITPDGLTLYFSTARYSEDGNLDLYYSTRTAGGDWGPAKSLGSTINTKYDEDSPYISRDGRTLYFSSRGHNTMGDYDIFQSKYDSIGHKWGRPENMGYPINTPDADSYYRLAPDGTYAYLSSYRIGGYGEKDIYTISYIKNINIKGAVFSKRDSTQRIPGVELVFNGTQADKTAISFRDITKEDGSYQVKVLSARTYQVAVNKDGKNIETQEFAVPISTNDSTSITKNFYVDYIDTTYAPYARMMKPIYFDTDKYKLRPESIKTLNATTAFLKANTGLNISVEGNCDSRNTDEYNMVLGQNRADAAKNYLVKQGISASRLTTVSYGERKPIAPNDSPENMQLNRRDDFKPVLKEGEKLPVMQPTTSTTTTGTSTTTTTVANSASAPMPGKSKVRMADGTKVKTKVDDNSDKVKVKTKGAAGEKSKTISKDGELESKAKDASGEKAKVKAKAE; encoded by the coding sequence ATGGACAACGTATCCAAAAGGCTGCTGCAAGCTTCTGCCGCGCTAGCCCTGACCTCGGCCGTGGTTACCTCGGCCCAGGCGCAGAGCACGCGTAAGGACCTGCAAACCGGCAACAAGCTGTTCAACCAGGAGAACTATCGCGCCTCCATCCCTTATTATGAGCGGGTGATTGCGAAAGACCCCAACAACGCGCAGGCGCTGTTTCGGGCCGGGGTAGCCTACCTGTCCTTTGACAAAGAGAAGGCTAGCGACTACATCTATAAGGCCCAGAAGCTTAAGCCGAAGGTGTCGAAAGACGTGGAATACTGGCTCGGCCGGGTTGACCACCTCAACTACAACTTCGACGAGGCTATCACGCATTACCAGGCGTATAACGCGACGCTGAAAAAGCGCAACGATACCCGCCGCGAAGAAGTAGCCCAGCTGATTCAGCACAGCAAAAACGCGAAGATTCTGTTCAACTCGCCCAAGGATATCTTCGTGAAGAACCTGGGGCCGACGGTGAACACGCAGTATTCGGAGCACAGCCCGGTTATTTCGTCGGACGATAAAACACTGATTTTTACGACTCGCGCCAACCCGACTGACATCCCCGGCCTCGACAGCAAAGCCCGTAGCAAAACGGCTGCCGATGGTGAATACTACGAGGGTATCGTAGAAACCCACCGCATCGATGCCGATAACTGGGAGAAGCCGCGCTCGCTGTCGGCCGCGCTCAACAGCAAAGGCCACGACGCGTCGGACCAGTTGTTCGATAATGATACTAAGCTGCTCATGTACCGCAGCGATGAAGACGGCGACGTGTTCGTGGCTTCGAAGCAGGCTGGTGGCGACTGGGGCGCTCCGACTAAGCTCAACAGCAACATCAACTCGAAATCGTACGAAGGCGATGCTTATATCACGCCGGATGGCCTGACGCTGTACTTTTCGACGGCTCGCTACTCGGAAGATGGTAACCTCGACCTCTACTACAGCACGCGTACCGCCGGTGGCGACTGGGGGCCGGCTAAATCGCTGGGCAGCACCATCAATACCAAGTACGACGAGGACAGCCCGTACATCAGCCGCGATGGCCGCACGCTGTACTTTAGCTCGCGTGGCCACAACACGATGGGTGATTACGACATCTTCCAGTCGAAGTATGACAGCATCGGCCACAAGTGGGGCCGGCCCGAGAACATGGGCTACCCCATCAACACGCCGGATGCCGACTCGTACTACCGCCTGGCGCCCGATGGCACGTACGCTTACCTCAGTTCGTACCGCATCGGCGGTTACGGCGAGAAGGACATCTACACCATCAGCTACATCAAGAACATCAATATCAAGGGTGCGGTGTTCTCGAAGCGTGACAGCACGCAGCGCATTCCCGGCGTAGAGCTGGTGTTTAACGGTACGCAGGCTGATAAAACGGCCATCAGCTTCCGCGACATCACCAAGGAAGATGGCTCGTACCAGGTAAAGGTTCTGTCGGCGCGCACCTACCAGGTAGCCGTAAACAAAGACGGTAAGAACATTGAAACGCAAGAGTTTGCGGTGCCGATTTCGACGAACGACTCGACGAGCATCACCAAGAACTTCTACGTTGACTACATCGACACGACTTACGCTCCGTATGCTCGGATGATGAAGCCGATTTATTTCGACACCGACAAGTACAAGCTGCGTCCGGAGTCGATTAAAACGCTGAATGCTACTACGGCTTTCCTAAAGGCTAATACCGGCCTGAACATCTCGGTTGAAGGCAATTGCGACTCGCGCAACACGGATGAGTACAACATGGTGCTCGGCCAAAACCGCGCCGATGCCGCCAAAAACTACCTCGTGAAGCAGGGCATCTCGGCTAGCCGCCTCACTACGGTGAGCTATGGCGAGCGCAAGCCCATCGCCCCGAACGACTCGCCGGAGAACATGCAGCTCAACCGCCGCGATGATTTCAAGCCGGTGCTGAAAGAGGGCGAGAAGCTGCCCGTAATGCAGCCGACCACGAGCACTACTACCACTGGTACTTCGACCACTACGACTACGGTAGCCAATTCGGCCAGCGCGCCGATGCCTGGCAAAAGCAAAGTGCGCATGGCCGACGGCACGAAGGTGAAAACCAAAGTGGACGACAACAGCGACAAAGTGAAAGTGAAAACCAAAGGCGCCGCCGGCGAGAAGTCGAAAACGATTTCGAAAGACGGTGAGCTTGAGTCGAAAGCCAAGGATGCTTCGGGCGAAAAAGCGAAGGTGAAAGCCAAAGCGGAGTAA
- a CDS encoding DUF5606 domain-containing protein translates to MPYDLKELAAISGQPGLFRLVRPARHGVLVESLDAKATRSLAPASNKVSLLSEIGIYAQDSDDTLPLTEVFERIHQKHGASLPVTSKSSESELKDFLAEVMPEYDRDRVYLSDIKKLATWYSIVSQHVPYAETSADEPTAAEPLSTGGVIGEADAAPTAAGNPEATK, encoded by the coding sequence ATGCCCTACGATTTGAAAGAGCTGGCGGCCATCAGCGGCCAGCCCGGCCTGTTTCGCCTGGTGCGCCCGGCCCGCCACGGTGTGCTGGTCGAAAGCCTCGATGCCAAAGCAACCCGCTCGCTAGCCCCGGCCAGCAACAAAGTATCGCTGCTGAGCGAGATTGGCATCTATGCCCAGGATTCGGACGATACGCTGCCGCTGACGGAGGTGTTTGAGCGCATCCACCAGAAGCACGGGGCTAGCCTGCCCGTGACAAGTAAGTCGAGCGAAAGTGAGCTGAAGGACTTCCTGGCCGAGGTTATGCCTGAGTACGACCGCGACCGCGTGTACCTTTCCGACATCAAGAAGCTGGCTACCTGGTACAGCATCGTGAGCCAGCACGTGCCCTACGCCGAGACTAGCGCCGACGAGCCGACCGCCGCCGAGCCCCTGAGCACGGGCGGCGTAATTGGCGAAGCCGATGCTGCCCCCACGGCCGCCGGCAACCCGGAAGCGACGAAATAA
- the yihA gene encoding ribosome biogenesis GTP-binding protein YihA/YsxC, producing MIIREASFLSSNTQVAACPAPDRPEYAFIGRSNVGKSSLINMLTGRLGLAKTSSTPGKTQVINHFNINNEWYLVDLPGYGYAKVSKSSRADWGKMINAYLSKRENLTCVCVLLDSRHAPQAADLEFMEKLGAAGVPFIMIFTKTDKQSTSQTKTLINNYLTKMGETWDELPRHFVTSAETGLGRDEVLDFITEINRQVAAEAASA from the coding sequence ATGATAATTCGTGAAGCAAGTTTTTTGAGCAGCAATACGCAGGTGGCGGCCTGCCCGGCGCCCGACCGGCCCGAATACGCCTTTATCGGGCGCTCCAACGTAGGCAAATCGTCGCTGATAAACATGCTGACCGGCCGCCTGGGGCTAGCCAAAACGTCGAGTACACCCGGTAAAACGCAGGTTATCAACCACTTTAATATTAACAATGAATGGTATCTGGTCGACTTGCCCGGCTACGGCTACGCTAAGGTGAGCAAAAGCTCGCGCGCCGACTGGGGCAAGATGATAAACGCTTACCTCAGCAAGCGCGAAAACCTGACCTGCGTGTGCGTGCTGCTCGATTCGCGCCACGCGCCCCAGGCGGCCGACCTGGAGTTTATGGAAAAGCTAGGCGCGGCGGGCGTACCGTTTATTATGATTTTTACGAAAACGGATAAGCAGTCGACCAGTCAAACCAAGACCTTGATAAATAATTACCTGACGAAGATGGGCGAAACCTGGGACGAGCTGCCGCGGCACTTCGTGACTTCGGCCGAAACCGGCCTGGGACGCGACGAAGTATTGGACTTTATTACGGAAATAAACCGGCAGGTAGCGGCCGAGGCCGCGAGCGCTTAG
- a CDS encoding YggS family pyridoxal phosphate-dependent enzyme, translated as MSVATNIATFEAKLAGTAARLVVVTKTHPIERLREAYAAGARIFGENRVQEMAAKQPELPADVEWHQIGQLQTNKVKYLASFVHTVESIDSRRLLLELDKQAAKYGRVINGLLQFHIAQEDTKTGLTLTEAEALLQSAEYQMLRHVRLTGVMGIATHSPDEALVRGEFRQLRQIFEHLKAKYFADKEDFREISMGMSADYEWALAEGSTLIRVGSAIFGSRG; from the coding sequence GTGTCAGTCGCTACTAACATCGCCACCTTTGAAGCCAAGCTAGCCGGCACCGCCGCCCGGCTGGTAGTCGTCACCAAAACCCACCCCATCGAGCGGCTACGCGAAGCCTATGCGGCCGGTGCGCGCATTTTTGGCGAAAATCGGGTGCAGGAAATGGCCGCTAAGCAGCCCGAACTGCCAGCCGACGTGGAGTGGCACCAAATTGGTCAGCTACAGACGAATAAAGTGAAATACCTGGCGTCGTTTGTGCACACCGTGGAAAGCATCGACAGCCGGCGCCTGCTGCTGGAGCTGGATAAGCAGGCCGCTAAGTACGGCCGCGTTATAAATGGCCTGCTGCAATTTCACATTGCCCAGGAAGACACCAAAACCGGCCTCACCCTGACCGAAGCCGAGGCGCTATTGCAGTCGGCCGAATACCAGATGCTGCGCCACGTGCGCCTCACCGGCGTGATGGGCATCGCCACCCACTCGCCCGATGAGGCGCTGGTACGCGGCGAATTCCGGCAGCTGCGCCAGATTTTCGAGCATTTGAAAGCCAAGTACTTCGCCGATAAAGAAGATTTTCGCGAAATCTCGATGGGCATGAGCGCCGACTACGAGTGGGCGCTGGCCGAGGGCAGCACGCTCATTCGAGTGGGCAGCGCCATTTTCGGCAGCCGGGGCTAG
- a CDS encoding energy transducer TonB, with amino-acid sequence MKKILLTPLAVCGLLASAHAQTAKPNTPPMPKDRPQTEQGTGLNHVTADIPVAAYYEGGQEAMYAFIAKELKYPLLAKRNRMQGRCIISFTLNPDGNIQGLRIVKQVGGGTGEEAARVVRLLKFKKPEYPILTSLPIDFKLGVTGSNAL; translated from the coding sequence ATGAAAAAAATATTGCTCACGCCGCTCGCTGTGTGCGGCCTGCTAGCCTCGGCCCACGCCCAAACGGCTAAGCCCAACACGCCCCCCATGCCCAAGGACCGCCCACAAACCGAGCAGGGCACGGGCCTCAACCACGTAACGGCCGATATTCCGGTGGCAGCTTACTACGAGGGCGGCCAGGAAGCTATGTACGCCTTCATTGCCAAGGAGCTGAAGTACCCGCTGCTGGCCAAGCGCAACCGCATGCAGGGGCGCTGCATCATCAGCTTCACGCTCAACCCCGATGGCAACATTCAGGGCCTGCGCATTGTGAAGCAAGTGGGCGGCGGCACCGGCGAGGAGGCCGCCCGCGTGGTGCGCCTGCTCAAATTTAAGAAGCCTGAATACCCGATTCTCACTAGCCTGCCCATCGACTTTAAACTCGGCGTGACGGGTTCGAATGCTTTATAA